A portion of the Vibrio coralliirubri genome contains these proteins:
- a CDS encoding chemotaxis protein CheW, whose protein sequence is MSANKESTLAQPSLSSEQALDDYFTALLGDESFESDDFFVDESSDESQSEEPEPEPEPEPEPEPEPEPEPEPEPEPEPEPEPEPEPEPEPERQFSSHHSSYAEIRAAEFEVPNLEDVQKLLSRLEATNVVDELNLDELMDQNTQKIAQQADMQMFDAEVESVQVFEEPEIQDWNLPEPDLSIVVEPPVESQQIEELQAEPLATEQVEVKAVEPEVDVPEPETVIEPETQAGGADQFTSWESTVRTEDFQVLYFDVNGVTFAVPLDELGGIHRLEELSHIIGKPAWYLGLQTNRDSQLDVVDTAKWVMSEKLSGDEYKENYQYIVMLGESLWGLAGTELKGTELLNTDKVRWREMAGKRPWLAGMVKEKMCALIHVEALIAMLNAGLDVKALS, encoded by the coding sequence ATGAGCGCGAATAAAGAATCAACATTGGCGCAGCCAAGTCTCTCCAGTGAACAAGCACTGGATGATTATTTTACTGCGCTGTTAGGTGATGAAAGCTTTGAATCTGACGATTTTTTTGTTGACGAGTCGAGCGACGAATCACAATCTGAAGAGCCAGAGCCAGAGCCAGAGCCAGAGCCAGAGCCAGAGCCAGAGCCAGAGCCAGAGCCAGAGCCAGAGCCAGAGCCAGAGCCAGAGCCAGAGCCAGAGCCAGAGCCAGAGCCAGAGCCAGAGCGCCAGTTTTCGAGTCACCACTCAAGCTACGCAGAAATACGCGCGGCTGAGTTTGAGGTTCCTAACCTTGAGGATGTTCAGAAACTACTGAGTCGTTTAGAGGCGACCAATGTTGTTGATGAACTGAACCTTGATGAGTTGATGGATCAGAACACCCAGAAAATCGCGCAGCAAGCTGACATGCAAATGTTTGATGCCGAGGTTGAGTCTGTTCAAGTGTTCGAAGAGCCAGAGATTCAGGATTGGAATCTTCCAGAACCCGATTTATCAATTGTTGTAGAGCCACCTGTTGAATCGCAGCAAATTGAAGAGTTACAAGCTGAACCGTTAGCGACGGAACAAGTAGAAGTTAAGGCTGTTGAGCCTGAAGTTGATGTTCCTGAGCCCGAAACAGTTATTGAACCCGAAACTCAAGCAGGTGGTGCTGACCAATTTACCTCTTGGGAAAGTACGGTTCGCACAGAAGACTTTCAAGTCTTGTATTTTGATGTAAACGGCGTGACCTTTGCGGTGCCACTTGATGAGCTTGGCGGCATCCATCGCCTTGAAGAGTTAAGTCATATCATTGGTAAGCCAGCTTGGTATTTGGGTTTACAAACCAACCGTGATAGTCAGCTAGATGTGGTCGACACCGCAAAATGGGTGATGTCAGAGAAACTATCAGGTGACGAATACAAAGAAAACTATCAATATATAGTGATGCTTGGAGAGAGCTTGTGGGGCCTTGCGGGTACTGAGCTAAAAGGCACCGAGCTACTGAATACAGATAAAGTACGTTGGCGAGAAATGGCAGGGAAACGCCCATGGCTCGCTGGTATGGTAAAAGAAAAAATGTGTGCTTTGATTCATGTTGAAGCATTAATCGCCATGCTAAACGCAGGGCTAGATGTAAAAGCATTAAGCTAA
- the ccmA gene encoding cytochrome c biogenesis heme-transporting ATPase CcmA: protein MLEVSNLTAIRDDRILFESLSFQLKPGELVQVEGRNGTGKTTLLRIITGLGDRDDGTISWDGESIESSRDVYHQNLLFLGHQTGVKRELSAYENLSFYQSIHSGGTSKEELYHALAQVGLAGREDVPAGQLSAGQQRRVALARLWLSKQMLWILDEPLTAIDKQGVKVLESLFSQHADNGGIVLLTTHQDMFADSPKLRKIKLGE from the coding sequence ATGCTAGAAGTCTCAAATTTAACTGCTATTCGTGACGACAGGATTCTGTTTGAATCGTTGTCTTTTCAATTGAAACCAGGTGAGCTGGTTCAAGTTGAAGGTCGTAACGGTACCGGGAAAACGACACTCCTTAGGATTATTACTGGTTTAGGCGATCGCGATGACGGCACTATCTCTTGGGATGGTGAGTCTATTGAATCGAGTCGAGATGTTTATCATCAAAATTTACTTTTTCTTGGTCACCAAACAGGCGTAAAGCGCGAGCTTAGTGCTTATGAGAATCTGAGCTTTTATCAGTCGATTCACAGTGGAGGTACCAGCAAAGAAGAGCTTTATCACGCGCTGGCTCAAGTCGGGCTTGCGGGCAGAGAAGACGTACCTGCGGGGCAACTTTCAGCAGGCCAACAGCGCCGAGTAGCGTTGGCTCGCCTGTGGTTGAGTAAGCAAATGTTGTGGATTCTCGATGAGCCGCTGACTGCCATCGATAAGCAGGGCGTGAAAGTTCTCGAATCTCTTTTTTCTCAGCATGCAGACAACGGTGGCATTGTGTTATTAACCACACACCAAGATATGTTTGCTGATAGCCCGAAACTAAGAAAAATAAAGTTGGGTGAGTAA
- a CDS encoding chemotaxis protein CheW, whose amino-acid sequence MSHMSEVEVRKEQTNDEVLQWVTFQLEEETYGINVMQVREVLRYSEIAPVPGAPDYVLGIINLRGNVVTVIDTRSRFGLMQGEITDNTRIIVIESERQVIGILVDSVAEVVYLRSSEIDTTPSVGTDESAKFIQGVSNRDGKLLILVDLNKLLSEDEWDEMAHL is encoded by the coding sequence ATGTCTCATATGAGTGAAGTTGAAGTAAGAAAAGAGCAAACGAATGATGAAGTACTTCAATGGGTGACTTTCCAGCTAGAAGAAGAAACTTACGGCATCAACGTAATGCAAGTACGTGAAGTACTGCGTTACAGCGAAATTGCTCCAGTACCGGGTGCTCCAGATTACGTTCTAGGTATTATCAACCTACGTGGTAACGTTGTTACTGTTATCGACACTCGTTCTCGCTTTGGTTTGATGCAAGGTGAAATCACAGACAACACTCGTATCATCGTTATTGAATCTGAGCGTCAAGTAATTGGCATTCTAGTAGATAGTGTTGCTGAAGTGGTTTACCTGCGTTCTTCTGAAATCGACACAACGCCAAGTGTTGGTACTGATGAAAGTGCTAAGTTCATCCAAGGTGTAAGTAACCGAGATGGCAAGCTGCTTATCTTAGTAGATTTAAACAAACTACTAAGCGAAGACGAATGGGATGAGATGGCTCACCTGTAA
- the ccmE gene encoding cytochrome c maturation protein CcmE has protein sequence MNPRRKKRLGIVLAIFFGISATVGLMVYALNQNMDLFYTPTELVNGKDGKKPEVGQRLRIGGMVVVGSVSRDNESLRVSFDLQDVGPKVTILYDGILPDLFREGQGIVAQGVLKNATTIEAFEVLAKHDEEYMPSEVAEAMKKTHEPLQYTTEQKEGNAQ, from the coding sequence ATGAACCCAAGACGTAAAAAGAGGCTGGGCATTGTCTTAGCGATCTTTTTTGGTATCAGTGCGACTGTTGGATTGATGGTTTACGCACTTAACCAGAACATGGATCTGTTCTACACACCAACTGAGCTGGTCAACGGCAAAGATGGTAAGAAACCTGAAGTTGGTCAACGCCTACGTATTGGTGGCATGGTCGTAGTCGGCTCTGTAAGCCGTGACAATGAATCACTACGTGTAAGCTTTGATTTGCAAGATGTAGGCCCTAAAGTAACAATTCTATACGATGGCATCCTTCCTGATCTTTTCCGTGAAGGCCAAGGTATTGTTGCTCAGGGTGTTCTTAAAAATGCAACGACAATCGAAGCGTTTGAGGTGTTGGCAAAGCACGATGAAGAGTACATGCCTTCTGAAGTTGCGGAAGCAATGAAGAAAACCCATGAGCCTTTGCAATACACGACTGAACAAAAAGAAGGAAATGCTCAATGA
- a CDS encoding protein-glutamate methylesterase/protein-glutamine glutaminase: protein MAIKVLVVDDSSFFRRRVSEIINSEARLEVIDVAVNGKEAVEKAKQLRPDVITMDIEMPVMDGITAVREIMAASPTPILMFSSLTHDGARATLDALDAGALDFLPKKFEDIARNRDDAVALLQQRVIQIAAKRAFMRRAPIAPRATATTSTSTPLRQPISTAAATSTAKPAVASTAKFRASGKKYQLTAIGTSTGGPVALQKILTRIPANYPHPIVLVQHMPATFTAAFASRLNTLCKIEVREAQDGDVLKPGVAYLAPGGKQMMVDGRAGSARLRIIDGGDRMNYKPCVDVTFGSAAKIYGDKVLSMILTGMGADGREGSRMLKTAGSTIWAQDEDSCVVYGMPQAVAKAGISTEDLPLDRIAERILVEVGLA from the coding sequence ATGGCGATTAAAGTATTAGTCGTTGATGATTCGAGTTTTTTTCGTCGTCGCGTTAGCGAGATCATTAACTCAGAGGCTCGCCTAGAAGTCATTGATGTTGCAGTAAACGGTAAAGAAGCCGTCGAGAAAGCGAAACAGCTAAGACCTGACGTAATCACGATGGACATTGAAATGCCTGTCATGGACGGCATCACAGCCGTTCGTGAGATCATGGCCGCGTCTCCAACGCCTATTTTGATGTTTTCATCGTTAACGCATGATGGAGCGAGAGCAACGTTAGATGCGTTAGATGCAGGTGCTCTCGACTTCTTACCTAAGAAGTTTGAAGACATCGCACGTAACCGCGACGATGCAGTTGCATTGCTTCAACAGCGTGTGATTCAGATTGCTGCGAAGCGTGCGTTTATGCGTCGTGCTCCTATTGCGCCAAGAGCGACAGCAACGACTTCAACATCTACGCCATTGCGCCAGCCGATTTCAACAGCAGCTGCGACTTCGACAGCGAAGCCTGCGGTTGCATCAACGGCGAAATTCAGAGCGTCAGGTAAGAAGTATCAATTAACAGCAATTGGTACGTCGACTGGCGGCCCTGTTGCTCTACAGAAGATTTTGACTCGCATCCCTGCCAACTATCCTCACCCAATTGTGTTAGTTCAGCATATGCCAGCAACGTTCACCGCTGCATTTGCCAGCCGATTGAACACCTTGTGTAAGATTGAAGTTCGTGAAGCGCAAGACGGTGATGTGTTAAAACCTGGCGTGGCGTATCTTGCTCCAGGTGGTAAACAGATGATGGTGGATGGCCGAGCAGGGTCTGCACGTCTGCGAATTATAGATGGCGGCGACCGCATGAACTACAAGCCTTGTGTGGATGTCACATTCGGCTCTGCAGCGAAGATCTACGGTGACAAAGTCTTGTCTATGATACTGACCGGTATGGGCGCAGATGGCCGAGAAGGTTCGCGTATGTTGAAAACTGCGGGCTCGACGATTTGGGCACAAGACGAAGATAGTTGTGTTGTATATGGTATGCCTCAAGCTGTAGCAAAAGCTGGCATTTCTACTGAAGACCTACCTCTAGACCGCATCGCGGAAAGGATCTTGGTTGAAGTTGGGTTAGCTTAG
- the ccmB gene encoding heme exporter protein CcmB, whose product MISSMTTIIRRELLIAFRRQADIFNPLWFFIIVITLFPLSIGPEPNLLARIAAGIVWVAALLSALLSLERLFRDDFQDGALEQMMLMPIPLQLVVLSKVIAHWLLTGLPLILISPLLAVLLSLDFDTWLSVVLTLLVGTPALSFIGAIGVALTVGLQKGGVLLSLLILPLYIPILIFATSAIDAAALGVAYNGQLAVLGAMLMGAMTMTPFAISAALRVSVN is encoded by the coding sequence ATGATCTCTTCAATGACCACGATTATCCGACGCGAACTGCTTATCGCGTTTCGACGTCAAGCGGATATCTTTAACCCTTTGTGGTTCTTCATCATTGTTATAACTCTATTCCCTTTGAGTATCGGCCCCGAGCCAAACCTACTTGCGCGTATTGCTGCGGGTATTGTTTGGGTGGCCGCATTGCTCTCTGCATTGCTCTCTTTAGAACGTCTTTTCCGCGATGATTTTCAAGATGGCGCGCTTGAACAGATGATGCTGATGCCCATCCCGTTGCAGTTGGTAGTATTGTCCAAGGTCATAGCACACTGGTTGTTGACCGGGTTACCATTGATTTTAATCAGCCCATTATTGGCTGTTTTGTTGTCTTTAGATTTTGATACATGGCTCTCAGTTGTGTTGACCTTGCTGGTAGGAACACCCGCATTGAGTTTTATTGGTGCGATTGGTGTTGCGTTAACCGTTGGGTTACAGAAGGGCGGAGTCCTGTTAAGCCTGTTAATCTTGCCGCTTTACATCCCCATTTTAATCTTCGCGACGTCAGCGATTGACGCTGCGGCTTTGGGCGTTGCATACAACGGCCAATTGGCGGTGCTTGGGGCAATGTTAATGGGTGCGATGACTATGACGCCTTTTGCGATCAGTGCCGCACTTAGAGTGAGTGTGAACTGA
- a CDS encoding ParA family protein, with protein MIVWSVANQKGGVGKTTTTVTLAGLLALKGHRVLLVDTDPHASLTTYLGYDSDTVESSLFDLFQLREFNAQTVRPLLLQTEVEGIDIIPAHMSLATLDRVMGNRSGMGLILKRALAALKDDYDYVLIDCPPILGVMMVNALAASDRILIPVQTEFLAMKGLERMIRTLTIMQKSRKTPFKVTIVPTMYDKRTKASLQTLTQLKDDYPNQVWTSAVPIDTKFRDASLKRLPASHFASGSRGVFAYKQLLIYLERLAINERE; from the coding sequence ATGATTGTTTGGAGTGTTGCAAACCAAAAAGGTGGTGTTGGTAAAACGACCACGACCGTGACTCTAGCAGGTTTACTTGCGTTGAAGGGGCACCGTGTTCTGTTGGTTGATACTGACCCACATGCATCACTGACCACCTATCTGGGTTACGACTCAGATACGGTGGAATCGAGCCTGTTTGATCTGTTCCAGTTGCGTGAGTTTAACGCGCAGACGGTAAGACCTTTACTTCTACAAACGGAAGTCGAAGGTATCGATATTATCCCTGCGCATATGTCTTTGGCGACATTAGACCGTGTAATGGGAAATCGAAGCGGCATGGGGTTAATCTTGAAGCGTGCTTTGGCCGCTTTGAAAGACGACTATGACTATGTGTTGATCGATTGCCCGCCAATTCTGGGTGTGATGATGGTCAATGCATTGGCTGCAAGCGATCGTATTTTGATTCCGGTACAGACGGAATTTTTGGCGATGAAGGGCTTAGAGCGCATGATTCGCACTTTGACCATTATGCAGAAGTCTCGCAAAACACCGTTCAAGGTGACGATTGTCCCGACGATGTACGACAAGCGAACCAAAGCCTCACTGCAAACATTAACGCAGCTCAAAGATGATTATCCAAATCAAGTTTGGACATCTGCTGTACCGATAGATACTAAGTTTCGAGATGCGAGCCTAAAGCGCTTGCCAGCCTCTCATTTTGCATCGGGTAGCCGTGGTGTATTTGCTTATAAACAGTTGCTTATTTATCTCGAAAGGTTGGCGATAAATGAGCGCGAATAA
- the ccmD gene encoding heme exporter protein CcmD yields the protein MYFESLSDFFAMGGYASYVWSAFGITFLAMIILLVVSVRRGKQLLNEVQAKIDRQARIDAAKNMENTL from the coding sequence ATGTATTTTGAATCTTTGAGTGATTTCTTTGCCATGGGAGGCTATGCCTCGTATGTATGGAGTGCATTTGGAATCACATTCCTCGCGATGATCATTTTACTGGTCGTAAGCGTTCGTCGTGGTAAGCAATTACTAAATGAAGTACAAGCTAAGATTGATCGTCAAGCTCGTATCGATGCAGCAAAAAATATGGAGAACACTCTATGA
- a CDS encoding DsbE family thiol:disulfide interchange protein, giving the protein MNKKILFIPLIAFMVLAGIFATQLMRNQSGDDPTKLESVLIGKPVPEFGLEDLEQPGKFHDQAIFKGEPLLLNVWATWCPTCYAEHSYLNKLADQGVKIIGLNYKDDRNKAVGWLKELGNPYLISLFDGNGMLGLDLGVYGAPETFLIDANGVVRYRHVGDVNPTNWASTLEPMYQELLEESK; this is encoded by the coding sequence ATGAACAAGAAGATTTTATTCATTCCATTGATTGCGTTCATGGTTCTAGCTGGAATCTTTGCAACGCAATTAATGCGCAACCAGTCGGGCGATGACCCGACTAAGCTTGAATCTGTATTGATTGGTAAGCCTGTTCCTGAGTTCGGTCTAGAAGATTTAGAGCAACCAGGTAAGTTTCATGATCAAGCAATCTTTAAAGGTGAGCCACTGCTGCTTAACGTGTGGGCGACTTGGTGTCCTACTTGTTATGCAGAGCACTCTTACCTGAACAAGCTTGCGGATCAAGGCGTTAAGATCATTGGTCTTAACTACAAAGATGATCGCAACAAAGCAGTTGGTTGGTTAAAAGAGCTGGGTAACCCTTACCTAATCAGTCTGTTTGATGGTAATGGCATGCTAGGTCTTGACCTTGGCGTGTATGGTGCTCCTGAAACTTTCCTAATCGATGCTAACGGCGTGGTTCGCTACCGTCATGTTGGTGACGTGAACCCAACCAACTGGGCATCGACCCTTGAGCCGATGTATCAAGAGTTGTTGGAGGAATCGAAATGA
- a CDS encoding DUF2802 domain-containing protein: MFEALPLSPVALISGVGVFTLFIVILISKVKRAIQKQLDQSRLQVRNLDKELQKSSKQLLEVRSVVVGLGQKVTEQQDLIKHLNERIVELEHADTDGRLYTRATKMVQLGAGINELIEECELPKAEAELMMSLQNKLAGKEKIPSLRSDPSSYDDQPDASRDRRDPPRRR; the protein is encoded by the coding sequence ATGTTTGAAGCGCTTCCTTTAAGCCCTGTTGCTCTGATATCAGGCGTTGGGGTTTTTACGTTATTCATCGTGATTTTGATTAGCAAAGTAAAACGTGCGATTCAAAAGCAGCTAGATCAGTCACGCCTGCAAGTTCGCAATTTGGACAAAGAGCTTCAAAAATCGAGTAAGCAATTACTTGAGGTTCGCTCTGTTGTGGTTGGCCTTGGCCAGAAAGTGACGGAGCAGCAAGATCTGATCAAGCACTTGAATGAACGTATTGTTGAGTTGGAACATGCTGACACCGATGGCCGCTTGTACACACGTGCAACGAAAATGGTTCAGCTTGGTGCCGGGATTAACGAACTGATCGAAGAGTGTGAATTACCTAAAGCGGAAGCTGAGCTAATGATGTCTCTACAGAATAAGCTCGCGGGTAAGGAAAAAATCCCTTCGTTGAGAAGTGACCCTTCATCGTACGATGATCAACCCGATGCCTCTCGCGATCGCAGAGACCCGCCTCGACGTCGTTAA
- a CDS encoding heme ABC transporter permease translates to MWKWLHPYAKAETSYQLAGKLLPWFSILALLCLSVGTVWGLAFAPSDYQQGDSFRIIYIHVPSAIWSMGVYMSMAIAAFIGLVWQVRLSDMAALAMAPIGAVFTFIALLTGAVWGKPMWGAWWVWDARLTSELILLFLYLGVIALHHAFDDQKTAAKAAGILAIVGVINLPIIHFSVEWWNTLHQGATITKFDKPSISSDMLWPLLLNIFGFAFFFGAVTMVRFRNEIISKESHRPWVRKLAAEKA, encoded by the coding sequence ATGTGGAAATGGCTCCATCCCTATGCCAAAGCAGAAACCTCTTATCAGCTTGCTGGTAAACTTTTGCCATGGTTTTCGATCCTAGCGCTATTGTGTCTATCCGTCGGTACCGTGTGGGGGCTTGCATTTGCGCCTTCTGATTACCAACAAGGCGATAGCTTCCGTATCATCTACATCCATGTTCCGTCTGCAATCTGGTCGATGGGTGTATACATGTCGATGGCGATTGCTGCCTTTATCGGTTTGGTATGGCAGGTAAGGCTATCAGACATGGCCGCACTGGCGATGGCACCGATTGGCGCTGTGTTTACCTTCATTGCGTTACTAACCGGCGCTGTTTGGGGTAAACCAATGTGGGGCGCTTGGTGGGTTTGGGATGCGCGTTTAACCTCAGAGCTGATTCTTCTATTCTTATACTTGGGTGTGATTGCACTACACCACGCTTTTGACGACCAAAAAACAGCAGCCAAAGCGGCTGGCATTTTGGCTATCGTTGGTGTCATCAACCTACCTATCATTCACTTTTCAGTAGAGTGGTGGAACACACTTCACCAAGGCGCGACGATCACTAAGTTCGACAAGCCTTCTATTTCAAGTGACATGTTATGGCCGCTTCTTCTTAACATCTTCGGCTTCGCCTTTTTCTTTGGTGCTGTGACTATGGTTCGTTTCCGCAACGAAATCATCAGTAAAGAAAGTCACCGTCCATGGGTTCGCAAGCTTGCGGCTGAAAAAGCGTAG
- a CDS encoding heme lyase CcmF/NrfE family subunit: MIAEIGHFAMILSLGLALLLSVLPLYGAARNNTLLMNSARPLSWGMFGFLAISFFILCYAFYTNDFTIQYVASNSNSQLPWYYRITAVWGAHEGSLLLWVLIQAGWTVAVATFSRGMPQESVARVLAIMGLITVGFLLFIIVTSNPFLRTLPFFPVDGRDLNPLLQDPGLIIHPPMLYMGYVGFSVAFSFAIASLMSGRLDTAWARWSRPWTIAAWLFLTVGIALGSWWAYYELGWGGWWFWDPVENASFMPWLAGTALMHSLAVTEKRGTFKAWTVLLAISAFSLSLLGTFLVRSGILVSVHAFASDPARGMFILGFLVFVIGGSLLLFAVKGASVRVRGNFDLVSRENALLGNNILLIAALVVVLVGTLLPLVHKQLGLGSVSIGAPFFDMLFFWLMIPFSFLLGIGPLIRWKRDNLSKLVKPMLISGAFSLGLSALMVALLADRFSGTAFAGWVMAFWIIFMHGFELHERATHRHTFLKGLTKLPRSHWAMMCGHIGLAVTVIGIAMVQNYSIERDVRLAPGESYQLEEYSFLFTGVRDKDGPNYDGYIADFEITKEGKYINTLHAEKRFYTTAKSMMTEAAIDRGVTRDLYIAMGERLDDNKSWAVRIYYKPFVRWIWAGSLIMSIGGAIAISDRRYRFRKPTKKSAEEQEA; this comes from the coding sequence ATGATAGCCGAGATCGGCCATTTTGCGATGATCCTGTCCTTGGGACTTGCATTGCTGCTAAGCGTGCTCCCACTGTATGGAGCCGCTCGAAATAACACATTATTGATGAACAGCGCACGACCGTTGTCGTGGGGTATGTTCGGATTCTTAGCGATTTCGTTCTTTATCCTGTGTTACGCGTTCTACACAAATGATTTTACGATTCAATACGTAGCAAGTAACTCGAATAGCCAACTGCCTTGGTACTACCGAATTACGGCGGTTTGGGGCGCCCACGAAGGTTCATTACTGCTTTGGGTTCTTATCCAAGCGGGTTGGACGGTTGCAGTAGCGACGTTTAGCCGTGGTATGCCTCAAGAGTCTGTAGCTCGCGTACTAGCTATCATGGGTTTGATTACTGTCGGCTTCTTGCTGTTCATTATCGTAACGTCTAACCCATTCCTACGTACATTGCCTTTCTTCCCTGTAGATGGCCGTGACTTGAACCCACTACTGCAAGATCCGGGTTTGATTATTCACCCGCCAATGCTTTACATGGGTTATGTAGGTTTCTCTGTTGCGTTCTCTTTTGCCATCGCTTCTCTAATGAGTGGTCGTCTTGATACGGCATGGGCTCGTTGGTCACGTCCTTGGACAATCGCAGCTTGGTTATTCCTAACAGTAGGTATCGCGCTAGGTTCGTGGTGGGCTTACTACGAACTTGGCTGGGGTGGCTGGTGGTTCTGGGATCCAGTAGAAAACGCTTCATTCATGCCTTGGTTAGCTGGTACTGCTCTGATGCACTCACTAGCGGTAACCGAAAAGCGTGGCACATTTAAAGCTTGGACAGTATTACTGGCTATCTCTGCATTCTCGCTAAGCTTACTAGGTACATTCTTAGTTCGTTCGGGCATCTTGGTATCGGTTCACGCATTCGCGTCGGATCCTGCTCGTGGTATGTTTATTCTAGGTTTCCTAGTCTTTGTTATCGGTGGTTCACTGCTGCTGTTCGCCGTTAAAGGCGCATCGGTTCGTGTTCGCGGTAACTTCGATCTGGTTTCTCGTGAAAACGCACTGCTTGGTAACAACATCTTACTGATTGCAGCGCTTGTCGTTGTATTAGTCGGTACGCTACTGCCATTAGTTCACAAACAGTTAGGCTTGGGCTCGGTATCTATCGGTGCACCATTCTTTGATATGTTGTTCTTCTGGTTAATGATCCCGTTCTCGTTCTTGCTTGGTATCGGTCCTCTGATCCGCTGGAAACGTGACAACCTGTCTAAGCTTGTTAAACCAATGCTGATTTCAGGTGCATTCTCACTTGGTTTGAGTGCGCTAATGGTTGCTCTACTGGCTGACCGCTTCAGTGGTACTGCGTTTGCTGGTTGGGTAATGGCGTTCTGGATCATCTTCATGCACGGCTTTGAGCTGCATGAGCGTGCGACTCACCGTCATACATTCCTGAAAGGTCTCACTAAGCTACCTCGTAGCCACTGGGCAATGATGTGTGGTCACATTGGTTTAGCCGTGACAGTGATTGGTATCGCGATGGTGCAAAACTACAGCATCGAACGTGATGTACGTCTGGCGCCAGGTGAAAGCTACCAGCTTGAAGAGTACAGCTTCCTGTTTACAGGGGTTCGTGACAAAGATGGTCCTAACTACGATGGTTACATTGCTGACTTTGAAATTACTAAAGAAGGCAAATACATCAACACGCTTCACGCTGAAAAACGTTTCTACACCACAGCTAAGTCTATGATGACAGAAGCAGCGATTGACCGTGGCGTAACGCGCGACCTTTACATCGCAATGGGTGAACGTTTAGACGACAACAAGTCTTGGGCTGTTCGTATCTACTACAAACCATTTGTACGTTGGATCTGGGCTGGTTCTTTGATCATGTCGATTGGTGGCGCTATTGCTATCAGTGACCGTCGTTACCGTTTCCGTAAGCCAACAAAAAAGTCGGCTGAAGAGCAGGAGGCTTAA